In the Chroococcidiopsis sp. SAG 2025 genome, one interval contains:
- a CDS encoding alpha-amylase family glycosyl hydrolase, whose product MEALPTVKATPAQHELTDPKVEIDTLITAPQQETEIDLEFLYTRDIEFRQETIYFVVVDRFYDGDLNNSEGPNPEIYDPTKQEWGKYWGGDLQGIIDKLDYLKGMGVTAIWLTPLFEQIEDLFIESAAIHGYWTKDFKRLNPRFIGQDENPSLNKTQETRNTTFDRLIDELHKRKMKLILDIVCNHSSPDISGVKGELYDDGVKIADFNDDKDHWYHHYGEVSNWEDEWQVQNCELSGLATFNENNNEYRNYIKSAIKQWLDRGVDALRVDTVKHMPIWFWQEFIADIQAHRPDVFVFGEWIFSHPLDDFSVEFANCSGMSMLDFGLCLAMRDALAKGAESGFQLIQDIFDLDYRYNGATELVTFIDNHDMPRFQSLNPDPEMLRVAIALIMTSRGIPCIYYGTEQYLHDDTNGGNDPYNRPMMTSWDNDTEIYRYIRLLSGLRRLNPAVSVGSHQQRYITPDVYCYVRRYGECTCFVAMTRGEAVTIDTVMTDLPDGEHTCVLTRRKFTVENGEIRNLELGRRDVIVLSHIGERAKAKTLVRVQLNGVNTQLGERIVVMGDCPELGNWDIGKAYPLEYINANTWFAEIPFEESAGKLITYKYAILREGRSPLRENIVARRWVVASEGTVKWRDLWASGRES is encoded by the coding sequence ATGGAAGCACTTCCCACGGTTAAAGCTACTCCTGCTCAACACGAACTGACCGATCCAAAAGTAGAAATAGATACTTTAATTACAGCACCCCAACAAGAGACAGAGATCGATCTAGAGTTTCTTTACACCAGAGATATTGAATTTCGTCAAGAAACCATTTACTTTGTGGTAGTCGATCGCTTTTATGATGGCGATCTAAACAATAGCGAAGGTCCCAACCCAGAAATTTACGATCCAACTAAGCAAGAGTGGGGCAAATATTGGGGTGGTGACTTACAAGGTATTATTGACAAACTCGACTATCTTAAAGGCATGGGAGTGACAGCAATTTGGCTGACTCCTTTATTCGAGCAAATTGAAGATTTATTTATCGAAAGTGCGGCAATTCACGGTTACTGGACGAAAGACTTCAAACGCTTGAATCCGCGATTTATCGGTCAAGATGAAAATCCATCCCTGAACAAAACTCAAGAGACTAGAAATACCACCTTCGATCGCTTGATTGACGAGTTGCACAAGCGCAAAATGAAGTTAATTCTCGATATTGTCTGCAACCATAGTAGCCCTGACATTAGCGGAGTCAAGGGAGAATTATATGACGATGGCGTAAAAATTGCTGACTTTAACGATGATAAAGATCATTGGTATCACCATTACGGTGAAGTGTCAAATTGGGAAGATGAATGGCAAGTACAGAACTGCGAGCTTTCTGGTTTAGCCACATTTAACGAAAATAACAACGAATATCGCAACTACATCAAATCGGCGATTAAGCAGTGGCTAGATCGAGGCGTGGATGCTTTGCGGGTAGATACGGTAAAGCATATGCCAATTTGGTTTTGGCAAGAGTTTATCGCCGATATTCAAGCCCATAGACCGGATGTGTTTGTCTTTGGTGAATGGATTTTTAGCCATCCACTTGACGATTTCTCGGTAGAATTTGCCAACTGTTCGGGGATGTCCATGCTCGATTTTGGGCTGTGTCTAGCCATGCGAGATGCTTTAGCAAAAGGAGCAGAGAGTGGATTTCAACTGATTCAAGACATTTTCGATCTAGATTATCGCTACAACGGGGCAACAGAGTTAGTCACGTTTATTGACAACCACGATATGCCACGTTTCCAGTCGCTCAATCCCGACCCTGAAATGCTACGAGTGGCGATCGCGCTAATTATGACATCTCGTGGTATCCCTTGCATCTACTACGGTACGGAACAGTATCTTCACGACGATACAAATGGTGGAAACGATCCCTACAACCGACCGATGATGACGAGTTGGGACAATGACACTGAAATCTATCGTTATATTCGCTTGCTTTCTGGCTTGCGGCGACTCAACCCAGCCGTATCGGTTGGTAGCCATCAGCAGCGATATATTACCCCAGATGTCTACTGCTATGTCAGAAGATATGGTGAGTGTACCTGCTTTGTTGCCATGACTCGGGGTGAAGCCGTCACGATTGATACAGTCATGACAGACTTACCAGATGGCGAGCATACTTGCGTGTTAACGCGGCGTAAATTTACAGTGGAGAACGGCGAGATCCGCAATTTAGAACTGGGACGAAGAGATGTCATCGTTCTCAGTCATATTGGTGAAAGGGCAAAAGCTAAAACTTTAGTTAGAGTGCAATTGAATGGGGTCAACACTCAACTTGGTGAAAGAATTGTGGTAATGGGCGATTGTCCAGAACTAGGAAACTGGGATATTGGCAAGGCTTACCCCCTAGAGTACATTAATGCCAATACTTGGTTTGCTGAAATTCCCTTCGAGGAGAGTGCTGGTAAGTTAATTACTTACAAATATGCCATCTTACGAGAAGGGCGATCGCCATTACGGGAAAATATCGTGGCTCGACGTTGGGTTGTTGCTAGCGAAGGGACAGTTAAGTGGCGAGATCTCTGGGCATCTGGGAGAGAATCGTAG
- the ffh gene encoding signal recognition particle protein, giving the protein MFDALADRLESAWKKLRGQDKISPANIQEALREVRRALLEADVNLQVVKDFIAEVEIKAQGAEVLSGVRPDQQFIKVVYDELVEVMGETNVPLAQADVAPTVVLMAGLQGTGKTTATAKLALHLRKQECSCLMVATDVYRPAAIDQLVTLGKQIDVPVFEMGSNADPVEIARQGVEQAKAQGVDIVIIDTAGRLQIDQDMMAELIRVKEAVQPHETLLVVDAMTGQEAANLTRTFHEQVGITGAILTKLDGDSRGGAALSVRRISGQPIKFVGVGEKVEALQPFYPERMASRILGMGDVLTLVEKAQEEFDLADAEKMQEKILSAKFDFTDFLKQMRLLKNMGSLGGIMKLIPGMNKMSDDQLKQGETQLKRCEAMINSMTKQERKDPDLLSSSPSRRRRIARGSGYKESDVSKLVSDFQRMRAMMQQMGQGGGFPGMPNLFGGGGGMGDPYAAGSRPTPPGWRGYAGGAPAKKKKKEKKKKGFGTL; this is encoded by the coding sequence ATGTTTGATGCACTTGCCGATCGCCTAGAATCTGCCTGGAAAAAGCTGCGGGGACAAGATAAGATTTCCCCTGCCAATATTCAAGAGGCATTGCGGGAGGTACGCCGCGCCTTATTGGAGGCGGATGTCAATTTGCAGGTAGTCAAAGATTTTATTGCTGAAGTAGAAATTAAGGCACAAGGAGCCGAGGTACTTTCTGGGGTTAGACCCGACCAGCAGTTCATCAAAGTTGTTTATGACGAACTGGTAGAAGTGATGGGGGAAACCAACGTTCCCCTAGCACAGGCAGATGTAGCCCCTACCGTTGTTTTGATGGCAGGTTTACAGGGGACGGGAAAAACTACCGCAACGGCTAAATTAGCATTACATCTACGCAAGCAAGAGTGCAGTTGCTTGATGGTAGCGACAGACGTGTATCGCCCTGCGGCGATCGATCAGTTGGTGACTCTGGGTAAGCAAATTGACGTACCCGTGTTTGAAATGGGTAGCAATGCCGACCCCGTAGAGATTGCGCGACAAGGTGTCGAACAAGCCAAAGCACAAGGGGTAGATATAGTTATTATCGATACCGCTGGTCGCCTGCAAATTGACCAAGACATGATGGCGGAGTTGATTCGTGTTAAAGAAGCCGTGCAACCCCACGAAACGCTGTTGGTAGTGGATGCAATGACGGGTCAAGAAGCAGCCAATCTCACCCGCACTTTCCACGAACAAGTCGGTATTACTGGGGCAATTCTCACCAAGCTGGACGGTGACAGCCGAGGTGGAGCAGCGCTTTCAGTACGACGAATCTCGGGACAGCCGATTAAGTTTGTCGGTGTCGGGGAAAAGGTAGAAGCACTACAACCCTTTTACCCCGAGCGCATGGCATCGCGCATTTTAGGTATGGGTGACGTGCTGACGCTCGTAGAAAAAGCCCAAGAAGAATTTGACCTTGCCGATGCTGAGAAAATGCAAGAGAAAATTCTCTCGGCAAAATTTGACTTCACCGACTTTCTGAAGCAGATGCGGCTGTTGAAGAACATGGGTTCTTTGGGTGGCATCATGAAGCTAATTCCTGGCATGAATAAGATGTCGGACGACCAGCTGAAGCAGGGTGAAACCCAGCTCAAGCGCTGCGAAGCGATGATCAATTCCATGACAAAGCAGGAACGTAAAGACCCCGATCTATTATCTAGTTCCCCCAGCCGTCGCCGCCGGATTGCCAGAGGTTCTGGTTATAAAGAAAGCGACGTGAGCAAACTGGTGAGCGACTTCCAGAGAATGCGAGCCATGATGCAGCAGATGGGTCAAGGCGGCGGCTTTCCAGGTATGCCTAATCTATTCGGTGGTGGCGGCGGTATGGGCGATCCCTATGCTGCTGGTAGTCGTCCTACTCCCCCTGGTTGGCGGGGCTACGCTGGCGGCGCACCTGCTAAGAAAAAGAAGAAAGAGAAGAAGAAAAAGGGATTTGGGACTTTGTGA
- the rpsP gene encoding 30S ribosomal protein S16, translating into MIKLRLKRYGKKREASYRIVAIKSSARREGRALEELGFYNPRTDETKLDVPGIVRRLQQGAQPTDTVRHILQKANVFEQLNTAASQSTNS; encoded by the coding sequence ATGATCAAACTGCGATTAAAGCGATACGGGAAAAAGCGGGAAGCAAGTTACCGCATTGTGGCGATAAAAAGCAGCGCTCGGCGCGAAGGTCGTGCTTTGGAAGAGCTGGGATTCTACAACCCCAGAACTGACGAAACTAAGCTAGATGTGCCAGGAATCGTAAGGCGGCTCCAACAAGGTGCTCAACCTACTGATACCGTGCGTCACATTTTACAAAAAGCTAATGTCTTTGAACAGCTCAATACCGCAGCCAGCCAATCAACCAACTCATAA
- a CDS encoding KH domain-containing protein — protein sequence MSLNSSIPQPANQPTHKGDRTISSDRQPDYAKLAQFLIQPFLESPNSLSVDCEFFPSTAKVWLRVAFEGEDKGRVFGRGGRNIQNIRTVITAAAAMSGHSVYLDIYGSQAFNGATSGEETGRSSDRSSAPKLRQQRGESPKPVQKPRSH from the coding sequence ATGTCTTTGAACAGCTCAATACCGCAGCCAGCCAATCAACCAACTCATAAGGGCGATCGCACTATAAGTTCAGATCGACAACCAGATTACGCTAAACTAGCGCAATTTCTGATTCAGCCGTTTTTAGAGTCTCCCAATTCGCTAAGCGTGGATTGCGAGTTCTTCCCTAGTACGGCAAAGGTTTGGCTTAGAGTCGCCTTTGAAGGTGAAGACAAGGGGCGAGTTTTTGGTCGCGGCGGACGCAATATTCAAAATATTCGCACGGTTATTACTGCTGCTGCTGCTATGTCAGGGCATTCAGTATATCTGGATATTTACGGTAGCCAAGCTTTTAATGGTGCGACGAGTGGGGAAGAAACCGGACGTTCATCAGACCGTTCATCTGCGCCAAAATTGAGGCAACAACGAGGTGAGAGTCCCAAACCCGTGCAAAAACCTCGTTCTCATTAG
- a CDS encoding PhoH family protein → MAEPLTIALPTQAGAIALAGENEENLKTLARLTGATVVLRGQELYIYGTEKQIELSQQLVRSLEDLWSQGKSISNADILTARQALDTHRQGELQELQRDVLARTRRGDEVRAKTFRQRQYIQYIRTHDLTFCSGPAGTGKTYLAVVIAAQALLANQYERLILTRPAVEAGEKLGFLPGDLQQKVDPFLRPLYDALYEFIDQEKMANLMERGVIEVAPLAYMRGRTLNNAFVIVDEAQNTTPAQMKMVLTRLGFRSRMVVTGDMTQTDLPLQQQSGLTVALKILQHLEGIAFCEFSQKDVVRNPLVQRIVAAYEQYEK, encoded by the coding sequence ATGGCAGAGCCTTTAACGATCGCGCTACCAACTCAAGCTGGCGCGATCGCTTTAGCCGGAGAAAATGAAGAAAATTTGAAAACCCTGGCGCGACTCACAGGTGCTACAGTTGTGTTGCGCGGGCAAGAGTTATATATTTACGGCACGGAAAAACAAATTGAGCTGAGCCAGCAGTTAGTGCGATCGCTTGAAGACCTTTGGAGTCAGGGTAAGAGTATTTCAAATGCAGATATCCTTACGGCGCGTCAAGCATTAGATACCCATCGCCAAGGCGAACTGCAAGAATTACAGCGAGACGTTCTCGCTCGTACCCGTCGCGGCGATGAAGTCAGGGCAAAAACTTTTCGCCAGCGTCAGTATATTCAATACATTCGCACCCATGACTTGACATTTTGCTCTGGTCCTGCTGGTACTGGTAAGACTTATTTAGCAGTGGTAATTGCTGCCCAAGCTTTGTTAGCAAATCAGTACGAACGGTTAATTTTAACTCGTCCAGCCGTGGAAGCTGGGGAAAAACTGGGCTTTTTACCAGGAGACTTGCAACAAAAAGTCGATCCGTTTCTCCGTCCCCTCTACGACGCATTGTATGAGTTTATCGACCAAGAAAAAATGGCTAACCTAATGGAACGGGGGGTCATTGAAGTAGCTCCTCTAGCATATATGCGGGGTCGGACGCTGAATAATGCTTTTGTGATTGTGGATGAGGCGCAGAACACGACACCAGCCCAGATGAAAATGGTGTTAACGCGGTTGGGATTTCGTTCGCGCATGGTTGTGACTGGGGACATGACTCAGACTGACTTACCTTTGCAACAACAATCGGGTTTAACAGTAGCGTTGAAGATTTTACAACATCTCGAAGGAATTGCTTTTTGTGAGTTTTCTCAAAAAGATGTCGTTCGCAATCCTTTAGTGCAAAGAATTGTTGCGGCTTACGAGCAGTACGAGAAATAA